In one window of Nothobranchius furzeri strain GRZ-AD chromosome 11, NfurGRZ-RIMD1, whole genome shotgun sequence DNA:
- the LOC129154791 gene encoding uncharacterized protein: MGTPVHHQDGSDEESGSADFFDSLKTQARHYKSLQEIYKTKKPNKAAVTQLLNLEFESRRQFINSDAIKEQDRAVKILEAYPCFRELDHVLDELRRIIQPSNMKYISEMKDRWDIFYSKVQFYGVMKKVMKPPKTLDGVEHAAAVFRALPMLFPSSTVPPKKLGICSEAFFHVLKTSEDPEGYLRQRPLACPVLLVSEGNCMIAVGTTPVSTFDRKDLNEGLLYLMAYYYALHLTYPKCISTLLSVLQTEILKDSIHDRDSTPSYRKTLGEWKSFIE; encoded by the exons ATGGGCACCCCAGTGCACCACCAGGATGGcagtgatgaagaat CTGGTTCAGCTGACTTCTTTGACAGCCTAAAAACCCAGGCAAGACACTACAAGTCACTTCAAGAAATATACAAGACCAAAAAACCGAACAAAGCTGCTGTTACCCAACTGCTGAACCTGGAGTTTGAGTCTAGAAGACAGTTCATTAACTCTGATGCTATAAAGGAGCAGGACAGAGCAGTGAAGATACTAGAGGCATATCCTTGTTTCAGAGAACTGGATCAT GTCCTTGATGAGCTGCGCAGAATTATTCAACCATCCAACATGAAATACATTTCTGAGATGAAGGATAGATGGGACATCTTCTACTCGAAGGTGCAGTTTTATGGTGTCATGAAGAAAGTTATGAAGCCGCCAAAAACTTTGGATGGAG TGGAACATGCAGCAGCTGTGTTCAGAGCCCTTCCCATGCTTTTCCCTTCCAGCACAGTACCACCTAAGAAGCTGGGCATCTGTAGTGAGGCTTttttccatgtcctaaag acttCAGAAGACCCTGAAGGCTACCTGCGTCAGCGACCCCTGGCTTGTCCAGTTCTGCTTGTCTCTGAAGGCAACTGCATGATAGCTGTTGGAACCACACCGGTGAGCACTTTTGACCGGAAGGATCTTAATGAGGGACTGCTCTATCTGATGGCATATTACTATGCCCTCCACCTCACATATCCAAAGTGCATTTCCACACTGCTGTCTGTCTTGCAAACTGAAATACTCAAAGACTCCATCCATGACCGAGATTCAACCCCCTCTTACAGGAAGACTCTTGGTGAGTGGAAGTCATTCATTGAGTGA